The proteins below come from a single Jaculus jaculus isolate mJacJac1 chromosome X, mJacJac1.mat.Y.cur, whole genome shotgun sequence genomic window:
- the LOC101612195 gene encoding G/T mismatch-specific thymine DNA glycosylase-like — MEAEGARSYSLEQAQGFYLFPFQQMMAEAPNMAVTNEQQVPAEGPTPAPAQEPAPEAPKRRKRKARTTEPQAPVEPKKPAASKKSGKSTKSKEKQENQEKITDTFKVKRKVDRFNGVSEAELLTKTLPDILTFNLDIVIIGINPGLMAAYKGHHYPGPGNHFWKCLFMSGMSEVQLNHMDDHTLHGKYGIGFTNMVERTTPGSKDLSSKEFREGGRILVQKLQKYQPRIAVFNGKCTYEIFSKEVFGVKVKNLEFGLQPHKIPDTETLCYVRPSSSARCAQFPPAQDKVHYYIKLKDLRDQLKGIERNTDVQEIQYTFDLQLAQEDAKKMAVKEEKYDPGYEAAYGGAYGQTLCNSVPGGLPSNGLSDSAELRGESALSDIPNGQWMTQSFTDQIPTFNNGGTPEQEEGSHA; from the coding sequence ATGGAAGCGGAGGGCGCGCGCAGCTATTCCCTTGAGCAAGCtcagggtttttatttatttccatttcaacAAATGATGGCGGAAGCTCCTAACATGGCCGTCACGAATGAACAGCAAGTGCCAGCAGAAGGTCCTACCCCAGCTCCCGCCCAGGAACCAGCACCAGAGGCTCCAAAacgaaggaaaagaaaagccagaacaACAGAACCTCAGGCCCCAGTGGAACCCAAAAAACCGGCTGCATCAAAAAAATCTGGCAAGTCTACAAAgtcaaaagaaaagcaagaaaatcaagaaaaaattaCAGACACatttaaagtgaaaagaaaagtaGATCGTTTCAATGGCGTTTCCGAAGCTGAACTCTTGACCAAGACTCTTCCTGATATTTTGACCTTCAATCTAGATATCGTGATTATTGGCATTAACCCAGGACTAATGGCTGCTTACAAAGGACATCATTATCCTGGACCTGGAAACCATTTTTGGAAGTGTCTGTTCATGTCTGGAATGAGTGAGGTGCAGCTGAATCATATGGATGACCACACCTTACATGGAAAGTATGGGATTGGATTTACCAACATGGTGGAAAGGACGACACCAGGCAGCAAAGATCTTTCCAGTAAAGAATTTCGTGAAGGAGGGCGTATTCTAGTACAGAAATTACAGAAATATCAACCACGAATAGCAGTGTTTAATGGAAAATGTACTTATGAAATTTTTAGTAAAGAAGTTTTTGGAGTAAAAGTTAAGAACTTGGAATTTGGGCTTCAACCCCATAAGATCCCAGACACAGAAACTCTCTGCTATGTCAGGCCATCCTCCAGTGCAAGATGTGCCCAGTTTCCCCCAGCCCAGGACAAAGTCCATTACTACATTAAGCTGAAGGACTTGAGGGACCAGTTGAAAGGCATTGAACGGAACACAGACGTTCAGGAAATACAATACACATTCGACCTGCAGCTTGCCCAAGAGGATGCCAAGAAGATGGCTGTCAAGGAAGAGAAGTATGATCCAGGCTACGAGGCAGCATATGGCGGTGCCTACGGCCAGACCCTGTGCAACAGTGTGCCCGGTGGCCTACCTTCAAACGGGCTGTCTGACAGTGCGGAGTTGAGAGGAGAATCAGCTTTGAGTGACATTCCGAATGGGCAGTGGATGACCCAATCGTTTACAGACCAGATTCCTACCTTTAATAATGGTGGCACTCCGGAGCAGGAAGAAGGCAGCCATGCCTAA